One stretch of Shewanella sp. Arc9-LZ DNA includes these proteins:
- a CDS encoding TetR/AcrR family transcriptional regulator codes for MIQNKAGRPRAFDRSEALLSAMHVFWKQGYDAASIKDLTQAMGINSPSLYSVFGDKRKLYLEAINCYATIDACAPLVAFETEPDINQAVRSFMIAVIDYSTANGSGAKGCFLSSSVATSAGEVEGAQELLQRAVLDTDARLSRRFELEKARGVLPANFPSLARAKLMFDIRQGYVFRARAGFESESMKQDVEYRVHMILASP; via the coding sequence ATGATTCAAAATAAGGCTGGTAGGCCACGCGCTTTTGATCGTAGCGAAGCGCTTTTGTCCGCCATGCATGTTTTCTGGAAACAAGGATATGATGCCGCCTCCATTAAAGATTTAACCCAAGCAATGGGTATTAACAGCCCTAGCCTTTACTCGGTTTTTGGTGACAAACGTAAACTCTATTTAGAAGCTATAAACTGCTACGCCACAATTGATGCATGCGCACCATTAGTAGCCTTTGAAACAGAACCCGATATTAACCAAGCTGTCCGCTCGTTCATGATTGCAGTGATTGATTACAGTACTGCAAATGGTAGCGGCGCAAAAGGCTGCTTTCTCAGCTCCAGCGTTGCCACAAGTGCTGGCGAGGTCGAAGGAGCACAAGAACTATTACAAAGAGCAGTATTAGATACCGATGCGCGATTATCGCGACGCTTTGAGCTAGAAAAAGCAAGAGGTGTTTTACCTGCCAATTTTCCATCATTAGCACGTGCAAAGCTTATGTTTGATATTCGACAGGGCTATGTATTTCGTGCCCGCGCGGGATTCGAATCAGAAAGTATGAAACAAGATGTCGAGTATAGAGTGCACATGATATTAGCAAGCCCTTGA
- a CDS encoding peroxiredoxin-like family protein — translation MNSSKLVAGQTFPDITLALLGGGEINLTAVPAEGCDWRMVVVYRGKHCPICTQYLSTLNELLPEFKKLGVDVVAVSADPIEKAMAQMELVKPLFDVAYGLSIEQMQKIGVYISNPRSPEETDRPFAEPGLFIINDKKQAQIIDISNVPFSRPELKSMIMGLGFIRNPQNNYPIRGTYK, via the coding sequence ATGAACTCATCTAAATTAGTAGCAGGACAAACCTTTCCAGACATCACTCTAGCGCTGCTTGGTGGTGGTGAAATTAATCTTACGGCTGTTCCGGCAGAGGGCTGCGATTGGCGCATGGTGGTTGTTTATCGCGGTAAGCACTGTCCCATTTGTACTCAATATCTATCGACGTTGAACGAGCTGTTGCCTGAATTCAAGAAGTTAGGTGTTGATGTTGTAGCTGTATCCGCCGACCCCATAGAAAAAGCGATGGCTCAAATGGAGCTGGTTAAGCCTTTATTTGATGTGGCGTACGGCTTAAGTATTGAACAAATGCAAAAAATCGGGGTGTATATTTCAAATCCTCGCTCGCCGGAAGAAACTGACCGACCTTTTGCCGAACCCGGATTGTTTATTATTAATGATAAAAAACAGGCACAAATTATTGATATATCGAATGTTCCTTTCTCTCGCCCAGAGCTGAAGTCAATGATTATGGGTTTAGGTTTTATCCGTAATCCACAAAACAATTACCCAATAAGAGGAACCTACAAATAA